From the Helicoverpa zea isolate HzStark_Cry1AcR chromosome 27, ilHelZeax1.1, whole genome shotgun sequence genome, the window TAgaagtttatatgtatatttctaTCTAATGTGCTGGGATGAGGATTTTTCGACTTGAAAAGCTAGAATGATCATGCTTCAACAAAATGGCGTCTGTCGTCCGccatatttacttttaaagcgagagatttttatgttatttataaggCTGTGCGAAGAAAGTTAAGGTATTTATCAGATTGAAATAAGTGCAGAAAAGGATAATACCTGTAGATATTTACGTTTATGTATTGATATATATTTAGACTGCCGCGTGATCGATTTAAAATAGCCATATGTAGGTGGAAAATATTTCTACCCGACGGACGTCTCAAGACCAATAGAGGCGGCGCTAGTGTCTATGCAATATCTTCGTGTTCAGGCAAAACTAAATAGTTCCACAATTTTTCGCCTGACGTGAGTCGTGGCGCGGCGACTTGAGTCTACAGCCCATTTCAAAACATCTGtatcttttattctaaaatatcAACTGCGTTAATAAAGTCAAATTTTTTGCCTATATTTTAAtccttaattaatattttttctctaattCCAGGAGCCGTAGTACACCGCCCCGCCAAAAGGCCAAGCACTACACGAAGAATCGAGAGGTTCACCAATCGCGAACTGTGCCACATGGAGCCCACCCTCACTCACCCAACATATCTGATCGGAAACCGCTTCACCAAGAAAACCTTCCCGGGACAGCCCCAAGAGTACCACCACTGCCGAGCTAATACCAATATGCTCCTAAAAATAGAAAACCAACTCCTGCAAAGCCACCGCCAAAGAGAAACGACCGGCATTAAAAAGTTATACAATTCCTTCTTCGTTCTATTCTAATTTCGTTCAATCACTCAATCATTCACTCATTTCATTCATCATTCAGTGACTTTTGTGTTGGCATGGCCAAATTGTGATGGAATTTTATGATCTAGATAAGGACTATAGTATGCATGATAGTCGGAAGGAAGACAGCTATACTTGGGAGTCTAGCGTGAGATTAGCTCTGGTTGGTAGGGAAGAGGAACTCGGGATGTATTTGGAAGAGAGGGAAGGGAGGAAGCGGAAGTGGCAGGGGGAGGGGAAGATGATGCGGAGGGATGACAGCGAGGAGAAGGAGCAGAGAAAGGTGCCTCCTAAGAAGGTTATGGGTGAGTACTCAAACCACTTTTTTATCGGATGGTCCAAAAGATGAGCATTTGATGAGGTCAAGCTGCAAAATCAATTGCAGAAAATAAATGGGGTTCTCCCCAAACTTTTTGTCATCACTAAAAATTGCGCAAGTCGCTGCGCAGAAAATAATTCTAGGTATCAGCGGTTTGATACTATGCTTTTGGACCACCCTGCATTTCAGCTCTTATGATACGtattagttttgttttatgGCCAGCTACACCATCTATCTACAAAGATACATGTAGTTGGTGATACTGTAAAAAAAACCAtgccaaaaaaaaattgccttagGTTTTGGAACTTTCTTCACAACCTGgcaaattttatttcttacaaataacggccagtttcttcatcaaaagttaaagtaatgtcttaagtaaaagtaacggtcaaatacgttttttcaaggcgaaagtgacagcaaaactaatagaaaaattgaatttcaccgttacttttactttagacattactttgacttttactttggctttaacttttgatgaagaaactggctgtaattAATTTTACGATAGCAAAACTAGACAGAAATAGAACATTAGTAAGGAGGTTCAAATATGCACAGATGAATGCATCTTTGAAAAGTATGTATACAAGACGATAGATAGAGCCACTAGTAACAGTTAACTTACCTTTATTTATCTcaaaatatctttttaataaatGGTATTTTGTTACTCGAATTAAAAACTGGTTAGATTTGCTAGGAAGTTTGTTCATCACCgtttcttctttccagccataacactaggaagcgGTAAATGGTGGGCATTTTCGGGTTGTTCTCCAATGAAATTGTCTAGAAAGaatgctaatttaatttaattcaactttcatttaataaacaaatatctacatatttacataaataagcacctaaaaataatcttatgtTAGACTTATTTCAATAATCGATCGTTTGATTATaatatatcattttatttaacttctaGGCGACCgcgaatgacaaaatattaatttaaccttACGTGGCCtgataaatagttttaacatttttacacaaaacaaacaacagaCAGAtacaaatttctttatttaacgAGACGTAACTGCTATTGATATTGGTCTACCAATCAGCGATGACTGAACAAAGATTACGTTGGTGTAGACACGACAGATTAGTTTATGTTCTGTGCCTACTTGTGACAGAATTACATGACTAGTAGATGTGTGGAAATGCAAGATGATTTTTGGATAATTATACATTCTGATTAAGctatttacaatttacaacGTGTTTTGTAATTAgctataattaattgttttatttcaataaaatatagtgTCTCACCTGCGATTAAGAGATTGTTACCAACCTACATGATACTTACTATTCTTAAAACCTAGACTGAACGTTGAAGGCATTTTCAGAATAATTATGCGCAAAtactttgattttgatttactTTATCTTCGTACTGACTAGACGTTTAGCGTCACAGAGTACACCTACTCTAAGGCACAATAACACcactaaagttaaataaaaataatctttgacAATACTGATAATGCAGTAATGAGTTATGAATATAACGCACAAAACAGTGGCTCATCACGCGTCGCGAACGACAAACGTGTTTGCGATTATTTGGTCGCACGTCTAAAAAGTGTTTTGTGTTAGTGGTTCtacaaaaattgtgttttttgaaATCGtgtgtgttttaaattaaaataggaaGGAGGAAATTTATGGTaaaattgatagaaaaatattatctaaatgTCTTTTGGGATTtcgcaatgttttttttgtggtaactttgtttatatttgttagtATCTTCTGTATAAAGATGCAACCAACCTTGTTAATAAGTCACATTGATTGCTTACATCTAATTTATTTACGGCTACT encodes:
- the LOC124643294 gene encoding uncharacterized protein LOC124643294; its protein translation is MCVSPIWLCRKNCDEIFGAPECYIFYVLSRTRFKGAVVHRPAKRPSTTRRIERFTNRELCHMEPTLTHPTYLIGNRFTKKTFPGQPQEYHHCRANTNMLLKIENQLLQSHRQRETTGIKKLYNSFFVLF